From Aegilops tauschii subsp. strangulata cultivar AL8/78 chromosome 5, Aet v6.0, whole genome shotgun sequence:
gcaatacacttaggttgacttgacgagcctagcatgtacagacatggcctcggaacacggaggaccgaaaggtcgagcatgagtcgtatagaagatacgatcaacatggagatgttcaccgatcttgactagtccgtctcacgtgatgatcggacacggcctagttgagttcggatcatgtttcacttagatgactagagggatgtctatctgagtgggagttcattaaataatttgattatatgaacttaattatcatgaacttagtctaaatctttacactatgtattgtagatcaaatggcccacgttgtcctcaatttcaacgcgttcctagagaaaaccaagctgaaagatgatggcagcaactatacggactgggtccggaacctgaggatcatcctcatagcagccaagaaagattatgtcttagaagcaccgctaggtgaagcaccaatccctgagaaccaagacgttatgaacgcttggcagcagcgtgctgatgattactcccttgttcagtgcggcatgctttacagcttagaaccgggtctccaaaagcgttttgagaaacatggagcatatgagatgttcgaggagctgaaactggtttttcaagctcatgcccgggtcgagagatatgatgtctccgacaagttcttcagctgtaaaatggaggagaacagttctgttagtgagcacatactcagaatgtctgggttgcacaaccgcttgtctcagctgggagttaatctcccggatgacgcggtcattgacagaatcctccagtcgcttccaccaagctacaagagctttgtgatgaactacaatatgcaggggatggaaaagaccattcccgaggtgtattcaatgctgaaatcagctgaggtagagatcagaaaagaacatcaagtgttgatggtgaataaaaccactaagttcaagaagggcaagggtaagaagaacttcaagaaggacggcaagggacttgccgcgcccggtaagccagttaccgggaagaagtcaaagaatggacccaagcccgagactgagtgcttttattgcaagggaagtggtcactggaagcggaactgccccaaatatttagcggacaagaagaaggccggcaacacccaaggtatatgtgatatacaagtaattgatgtgtaccttaccagtactcgtagtagctcctgggtatttgataccggtgcggttgctcatatttgtaactcaaatcaggaactacggaataaacggagactggcaaaagacgaggtgacgatgcgcgtcgggaatggttccaaggtcgatgtgatcgccgtcggcacgctacctctgcatctacccacgggattagttataaacctcaataattgttatttagtgccagctttgagcatgaacattgtatctggatctcgtttaattcgagatggctactcatttaaatctgagaataatggttgttctatttatttgagagatatgttttatggtcatgccccgctggtcaatggtttattcttgatgaatctcgaacgtgatgctacacatgttcatagtgtgaataccaaaagatgtaaagttgataacgatagtcccacatacttgtggcactgccgccttggtcacattggtgtcaagcgcatgaagaagctccatgcagatggacttttggagtctcttgattacgaatcatttgacacgtgcgaaccatgcctcatgggtaagatgaccaagactccgttctccggaacaatggagcgagcaaccaacttattggaaatcatacataccgatgtgtgcggtccaatgagtgttgaggctcgcggaggatatcgttatgttctcactctcactgatgatttaagtagatatgggtatgtctacctaatgaaacacaagtctgaaacctttgaaaagttcaaggaatttcagagtgaagtcgagaatcaacgtgacaggaaaataaaattcttacgatcagatcgtggtggagaatatttaagtcacgaatttggtacacacttaaggaaatgtggaatagtttcacaactcacgccgcctggaacacctcagagaaatggtgtgtccgaacgtcgtaatcgcactctattggatatggtgcgatctatgatgtctcttaccgacttaccgctctcattttggggttatgctttagagactgccgcattcactttaaatagggcaccgtctaaatccgttgagacgacaccgtatgaattatggtttgggaagaaacctaagctgtcgtttctaaaagtttggggatgcgatgcttatgtcaagaaacttcaacctgaaaagctcgaacccaaatcagaaaaatgcgtcttcataggataccctaaggaaactattgggtataccttctacctcagatccgaaggcaagatcttcgttgccaagaacgggtcctttctagagaaggagtttctctcgaaagaattgagtgggaggaaagtggaacttgatgaggtgatagtcaccccttccgaaccggaaagtagcgcagcgcgggaaaatgttcctgtggtgcctacaccgactggggaggaagttaatgatgatgatcatgaagcttcagatcaagttactgaacttcgtaggtccacaaggacacgttccgcaccagagtggtacggcaaccctgtcctggaaatcatgttgttagacaacggtgaaccttcgaactatgaagaagcgatggcgggcccggattccgacaaatggctagaagccatgaaatccgagatagaatccatgtatgaaaacaaagtatggactttgactgacttgcccgatgagcggcgagccatagaaaacaaatggatctttaagaagaagacggacgcagatggtaatgtgaccatctacaaagctcgacttgtcgctaagggttatcgacaagttcaaggggttgactacgatgagactttctcacccgtagcgaagctgaagtccgtccgaatcatgttagcaatagccgcatactatgattatgagatatggcagatggacgtcaaaacggcattccttaacggcttccttaaggaagagttgtatatgatgcagccggaaggttttgtcgatcctaagaatgctaacaaagtatgcaagctccagcgctcaatctatgggctggtgcaagcatctcggagttggaacattcgctttgatgagatgatcaaagcgtttgggtttacacagacttatggagaagcctgtgtttacaagaaagtgagtgggagctctgtagcatttctcatattatatgtggatgacatattattgatgggaaatgatatagaattcttggaaagtataaaggcctatttgaataagtgtttttcaatgaaggaccttggagaagctgcttacatattaggcatcaagatctatagagatagatcaagacgcctcattggtctttcacagagtacataccttgacaagatattgaagaagttcagtatggatcagtccaagaaggggttcttgcctgtattgcaaggtgtgcaattgagcacggctcaatgcccgaccacggcagaagatatagaagagatgagtgtcatcccctatgcctcggccatagggtctattatgtatgccatgctgtgtaccagacctgatgtaaaccttgccgtaagtttggtaggaaggtaccaaagtaatcccggcaaggaacactggacagcggtcaagaatatcctgaagtacctgaagaggactaaggatatgtttctcgtttatggaggtgacgaagagctcgtcgtaaagggttatgtcgacgctagcttcgacacagatccggatgactcgaagtcacagaccggatacgtgtatattttgaatagaggagcagtaagctggtgcagttgcaagcaaagcgtcgtggcgggatctacatgtgaagcggaatacatggcagcctcggaggcagcacaggaagcagtctggatgaaggagttcattaccgacctaggggtgattcccaatgcgtcgggcccaatgactctcttctgtgacaacactggagctattgcccttgcgaaggagcccaggtttcacaggaagaccaggcatatcaagcgtcgcttcaactccattcgtgaaagtgttcaaaatggagacatagatatttgtaaagtacacacggacctgaatgtagcagatccgttgactaaacctctccctagggcaaaacatgatcaacaccaggacgcaatgggtgttcgattcatcacaatgtaactagattattgactctagtgcaagtgggagactgttggaaatatgccctagaggcaataataaatggttattattatatttctgtgttcatgataatagtctattattcatgctataattgtattgtccggaaatcgtaatacatgtgtgaatacatagaccacaacctgtccctagtaagcctctagttgactagctcgttgatcaacagatagtcatggtttcctgactatggacataggatgtcattgataacgggatcacatcattaggagaatgatgtgatggacaagacccaacttaagcatagcataaaagatcgtgtagtttcgtttgctagagcttttccaatgtcaagtatcttttccttagaccatgagatcgtgcaactcccggataccgtaggagtgctttgggtgtgccaaacgtcacaacgtaactgggtgactataaaggtgcattacgggtatctccgaaagtgtctgttgggttggcacggatcgagactgggatttgtcactccgtgtaaacggagaggtatctctgggcccactcggtaatgcatcatcataatgagctcaatgtgactaaggcgttagtcacgggatcatgcattgcggtacgagtaaagagacttgccggtaacgagattgaactaggtattgggataccgacgatcgaatctcgggcaagtaacataccgattgacaaagggaattgcatacggattgattgaatcctcgacaccgtggttcacccgatgatatcatcgtggaacatgtgggagccaacatgggtatccagatcccgctgttggttattgaccggagaggcgtctcggtcatgtctgcatgtctcccgaacccgtagggtctacacacttaaggtccggtgacgctagggttgtagagatatatgtatgcggaaacccgaaagttgttcggagtcccggatgagatcccggacgtcacgagaggttccggaatggtccggaggtgaagaattatatataggaagtccagttttggccaccgggaaagtttcggggtttatcggtattgtaccgggaccaccggaagggtcccgggggtccaccgggtggggccacctgtcccggagggccccgtgggctgaaagtggaagggaaccagcccctagtgggctggggcgcctccttgggcctcccccccatgcgcctagggttgggaaccataggggggggagttcccccttgccttggggggcaaggcaaccccttcccccccttggccgccgcccccccaaccctagatgggttttggccggctcccccctcccaaggggtcctataaatagtgggggggagggagggcagcaaacctacagcctttggcgcctccctcctcccctacaacacctctctctctcgcgcagaagctcggcgaagccctgccgaagagccgctacatccaccaccacgccgtcgtgctgttggatctccatcaacctctccttcccccttgctggatcaagaaaggaggagacgtcgctgcaccgtacgtgtgttgaacgcggaggtgccgtacgttcggcactcggtcatcggtgatttggatcacggcgagtacgactccgtcatccacgttcattggaacgcttccgctcgcgatctacaacggtatgtagatgcactcccttccctcgttgctagtagactccatagatgcatcttggtgagcgtaggaaaattttaaaattatgctacgattcccaacagaagACATGCCCCGAAGGCGCCGACGAGACGACTGTGGAGTGGTACGCGAGGGCCTACCTGTGGTATATTCTCACGGAGGTCGTGTTTTCAAACAGCTCCGGGAACTCTGCCAACAGGTCATATCTCTTCTTCCTAGCAGACTGGGAGGCAGGGTACAGTTGGGGGACCGCATCTCTCGCCTACCTATACCGTTCGGTAAGAGAGTATCTAATTTCCTACCTACCTACGAAAGTGTGTCCATGACATTTTGTTATATCTGATCCTCATTTGATGTTTTGCAGCTTGACGACGCAACGCAGAGGACGGGAGACCAGTCCAATATGGGTGGCTTTGTCTGGGCCTTCTCCATTTGGATGTGGGAGCGGCTGCCGGTGGGGCGTCTGGAGAAGATGCCAAGACGCCCATGGGGTGCCTATAGCAAAGACGGCGACGAGACTCGACACCCCACCGTAGCTTACGAGTGGGACGTTGTCAAACTCTACACGGGCCTAAACAAGACTTCGTACAAGACCTACACCAACGAGTTGGAAGATTTGACGCATATGCAGGTATATGAACTCGCTTAACACCTTTCTCTTTGATTCCACTTTTGACCGAGAGTGGGAACTTACCAACGTATATGTAATAGGTAAACTGGTGGCCGTATCATGACCGAGAGTGGGACTTTGATCTGAACGTGATGTGCGATGCGGACCGTGGTCTCTGGCGGTGCATCGTGCCCATGATCTGTGTGTACGCCATCGAGTGGCACTTGCCACACCGCGTGGCCACGCAGTTTGGGGTGTATCAGCATACCCCACCGGGCCAGCCCACCGATACCGGCGGCCACGCGCTCCACCTGTGAGCGCTTTGTTCTCTGTCCCCATGATTTCATTGCGTGGCGACTTTATTATGATGTTTCTTGTGGcctattgatgacccacaagtataggggatctatcatagtcctttcgataagtaagagtgtcgaacccaacgaggagcagaaggaaatgataagcggttttcagcaaagaATTCTCTGCAAGAACTGAAATTgtaggtaatagatagttttgtgataagataatttgtaacgagcaacaagtaacaaaagtaaataaagtgcagcaaggtggcccaatcctttttgtagcaaaggacaagcctggacaattttttatatagagaaaagcgctcccgaggacacatgggaattatcgtcaagctagttttcatcacgttcatatgattcgcgttcggtactttgataatttgatatgtgggtggaccggtgcttgggtgctgtccttacttggacaagcatcccacttatgattaactcctattgcaagcatccgcaactacaaaagaagtattaaggtaaacctaaccatagcatgaaacatatggatccaaatcagccccttacgaagcaacgcatcaactagggtttaagcttctgtcactctagcaacccatcatctacttattacttcccaatgccttcctctaggcccaaataatggtgaagtgtcatgtagtcgacgttcacatgacaccactagaggagagacaacatacatctcatcaaaatattgaacgaataccaaattcacatgactactaatagcaagacttctcccatgtcctcaggaacgaatgtaactactcacaaagcatattcatgttcataatcagaggagtattaatatgcataaaggatctgaacatatgatcttccaccaaataaaccaactagcatcaactacaaggagtaatcaacactactagcaacctacaagtaccaatctcagacttagagacaagaattggatacaagagatgaactagggtttgagaggagatggtgctggtgaagatgttgatggagattggccccctcccgatgagaggagcgttggtgatgacgatggcgatgatttccccctcccggagggaagtgtcctcggcagaacagctccgccagagccctagattggttccgccaaggttccgcctcgtggcggcggagtctcgtcccgaaagcttgcttatgatttttcttcggacgaaagacttcatatagcagaagatggccactggagggccaccagggggcccacgaggcagggggcgcgcccaggggggtaggtcgcgccccccaccctcgtgcctggtgggtggcccccctctggtatttcttccgctcaatattttttatatattctgaaaataacttccgtggagtttcaggacttttggagttgtgcagaataggtctctaatttgctccttttccagcccagaattccagctgtcggcattctccctcttcatgtaaaccttgtaaaataagagagaataggcataagtattgtgacataatgtgtaataacagcccataatgcaataaatatcgatataaaagcatgatgcaaaatggacatatcaactcccccaagcttagacctcgcttgtcctcaagcagaagccgataacgataaatatgtccacatgtttagaggtagaggtgtcgataaaataaaatacggacatgaaggcatcatgatcattcttataacagcaacatatatagatgttgtcatatgatttcttatgctcaagtgataatctattcacaatgtcaagtatgaatcagaaactttattgagaactaacaaactataatctcaatcattgaagcaattgcaatttatcataacatcagaaagagtctatgtcagagcttttca
This genomic window contains:
- the LOC141023042 gene encoding serine/threonine-protein phosphatase 7 long form homolog, which produces MLDWAFDKGHRARFVENGEMLQPLRMRGHGVHGHMDYDERYAPFFKRARLLGFVLQFKRQPPTLVHAAMTTLIDWWRPETHSFHLPCGEMMVTLEDWAMITAMPIEGHALTGRVERTNWQQRVATLIGNCPATKGNHTSGVLLTWLSEHRCWKYALEKTCPEGADETTVEWYARAYLWYILTEVVFSNSSGNSANRSYLFFLADWEAGYSWGTASLAYLYRSLDDATQRTGDQSNMGGFVWAFSIWMWERLPVGRLEKMPRRPWGAYSKDGDETRHPTVAYEWDVVKLYTGLNKTSYKTYTNELEDLTHMQVNWWPYHDREWDFDLNVMCDADRGLWRCIVPMICVYAIEWHLPHRVATQFGVYQHTPPGQPTDTGGHALHL